A window from Dama dama isolate Ldn47 chromosome 11, ASM3311817v1, whole genome shotgun sequence encodes these proteins:
- the LHX2 gene encoding LIM/homeobox protein Lhx2, translating into MLFHSLSGPEVHGVIDEMDRRAKSEAPAISSAIDRGDTETTMPSISSDRAALCAGCGGKISDRYYLLAVDKQWHMRCLKCCECKLNLESELTCFSKDGSIYCKEDYYRRFSVQRCARCHLGISASEMVMRARDLVYHLNCFTCTTCNKMLTTGDHFGMKDSLVYCRLHFEALLQGEYPAHFNHADVAAAAAAAAAAKSAGLGAAGANPLGLPYYNGVGTVQKGRPRKRKSPGPGADLAAYNAALSCNENDAEHLDRDQPYPSSQKTKRMRTSFKHHQLRTMKSYFAINHNPDAKDLKQLAQKTGLTKRVLQVWFQNARAKFRRNLLRQENTGVDKSTEAALQTGTPSGPASELSNASLSPSSTPTTLTDLTSPTLPTVTSVLTSVPGNLEGHEPHSPSQTTLTNLF; encoded by the exons ACCATGCCGTCCATCAGCAGTGACCGCGCTGCGCTGTGCGCCGGCTGCGGGGGCAAGATCTCCGACCGCTACTACCTGCTGGCGGTGGACAAGCAGTGGCACATGCGCTGCCTCAAGTGCTGCGAGTGCAAGCTCAACCTGGAGTCGGAGCTCACCTGTTTCAGCAAGGATGGAAGCATCTACTGCAAGGAAGACTACTACAG GCGGTTCTCTGTGCAGCGCTGCGCCCGCTGCCACCTGGGCATCTCGGCCTCGGAGATGGTGATGCGAGCTCGGGACTTGGTTTATCACCTCAACTGCTTCACGTGCACCACGTGTAACAAGATGCTGACCACGGGTGACCACTTCGGCATGAAGGACAGCCTGGTCTACTGCCGCTTGCACTTCGAGGCACTGCTGCAGGGCGAGTACCCCGCGCACTTCAACCACGCCGACGTGGCGGCTGCAGCGGCGGCAGCCGCGGCGGCCAAGAGCGCCGGGCTGGGTGCAGCCGGGGCcaaccctctgggtcttccctacTACAATGGCGTGGGCACAGTGCAGAAGGGGCGGCCGAGGAAGCGCAAGAGCCCCGGGCCTGGGGCGGATCTGGCTGCCTACAACGCTG ccctgagcTGCAACGAGAACGACGCGGAGCACCTGGACCGAGACCAGCCATACCCGAGCAGCCAGAAGACGAAGCGCATGCGCACCTCCTTCAAGCACCACCAGCTTCGGACCATGAAGTCTTACTTTGCCATTAACCACAACCCCGACGCCAAGGACTTGAAGCAGCTTGCGCAAAAGACAGGCCTCACCAAGCGGGTTCTGCAG GTCTGGTTTCAGAACGCCCGGGCCAAGTTCAGGCGCAACCTCTTACGGCAGGAAAACACGGGCGTGGACAAGTCGACGGAGGCGGCGCTGCAGACAGGGACTCCGTCGGGGCCGGCCTCGGAGCTGTCCAACGCCTCGCTCAGCCCCTCCAGCACGCCCACCACCCTCACAGACTTGACTAGCCCCACCCTGCCGACTGTGACGTCCGTCTTAACTTCTGTGCCTGGCAACCTGGAGGGCCACGAGCCTCACAGCCCCTCGCAAACGACTCTTACCAACCTTTTCTAA